One genomic window of Glycine soja cultivar W05 chromosome 9, ASM419377v2, whole genome shotgun sequence includes the following:
- the LOC114368989 gene encoding uncharacterized protein LOC114368989, with amino-acid sequence MRTSLLLRSHNCLQGSHDVLSLTPSSIRSQRNPNPNPSPNPYQTRRRKLHDGDRSGMVVKGPCANLVMGQVKILKRGETLSPENPRRANSFDDDDGGFDFVLGSTNRLGPDPSSVPVPGFLALRR; translated from the coding sequence ATGCGAACCTCTCTTCTTCTCCGCTCCCACAATTGTCTTCAAGGCAGCCACGATGTCTTGTCCCTCACTCCATCTTCCATCAGATCACAAAGAAACCCTAACCCAAACCCTAGCCCCAACCCTTACCAGACTCGCCGGCGGAAGCTCCACGACGGCGACCGCTCCGGCATGGTGGTGAAAGGCCCCTGCGCGAACCTTGTCATGGGCCAAGTCAAGATCCTCAAGAGAGGCGAGACGCTCAGCCCCGAGAACCCCCGCCGCGCCAATTCTTTCGACGACGACGACGGTGGTTTCGATTTTGTATTGGGATCCACGAACCGGTTGGGCCCCGATCCGAGCTCCGTTCCGGTCCCTGGGTTCCTCGCGTTGAGGCGGTGA